The Rosa rugosa chromosome 3, drRosRugo1.1, whole genome shotgun sequence sequence TAAGAGTTCTTACTATTGTGAAGGGGCATTCAGAAACAACCCCAAAGAAACCCACATGTAAAGCAAACCCAAGCAATTCCCCAATACTTATCCCAGAAATATGCAggcaaacccagaaacaaaaccAAGCAGTTTCCCCCAACACCTATCCTAAAAACCCATTTCCAATCCAAAAACTCATCAACCACAATCTGAATCCAAGCTTCATGGCTGCTGCTGCAAATCTCTCATCTTCACTACAAAtcatgcttttctagctcccacgccaCATGCATCTTGCCAAGCCTCTTTTGAAATGATCAATTCACTGCCGTGCATATACAAGGAGTTGCCGGGAAGAACACAACAGCAAGCTTCCTAGGATTCTCAGGTCCTTCGAAGTTTGCTGGGCCTAGTCTTCGCTAACTCAGACAAAGGGGATAGATTTTGGGCTCGGTCATGGTGATTTCACTGCCGTACAATCCAGATCAAAAGTGCCCCCTACACACTCTAACTTGAAAGGGAAGGAGGTAGCTCTTTTTTAAATTTCAGTATGTGGGTTAAAGCTTATGTGAGAGTGAATGGACCTCTaagagtcttctatgacgtttctagctttttgcttgtaccacaattgcgtgattggcaaggaAGAGttagttgaatgatttccttTCCGTAGAGGGCGAGGTGTACACATTCTTAGATAGGCTTGCTTAAATGCGAGTGTCCCAGAGATTTTAATGATCTACTCTAGCTTAGATAGTTTAgttcggattttcttgccgagtttgcttatgtaagttatggtagactctagcctattggctgttgatctaatgaaatcagcttctatttcaaaaattcaGAGAGAGGGATGAGAGCAATAATTATTTTAAAGAATAAATAATTTATCTATTGGAAGACAAGAGTGGTTGATTAATCTCAAATTGCTACAACTAGTAAGCCTTTGCTTTGTTTGGAGTTGGGGCCTTCTTGGCTACATCAGTTTGTCAGCATGGATTTCCATTGCGAAGTCTAGTTGGGTCAATTATCTTGTAATGATCGCCATGTTGGGGTATCGTTACAAATTGTTGTTCCACAACCCGTTGTAATCctttcattattaatgaagttcattttgataataataaaaaaaaaaaaaaactcaaattgCTACAAGTGAGGGACAGATTTCCCCAAAATGATCTATATATGTTACTATTCTCTATGTGGTCATTCTGCCTTGGGTATTACTGGACCCCTTAACTTTTTTGAAAAGGGACTGGTGCGCTACccttaagccttgattaatgaggAAAGACAGACAACATCCCGcatttcaaaacaaaagaaatcatctaAAACGAAAACTAGGAATACCCAGTTTATCTCTAAAGCAAAATATTAGTAGAATTGTAGAAACATCACTGTGATAAATATATATGACAACATTCCAATGCATCCCTTTTGGGGTTAGTGAACAAATTGTAATAAAACATGCTTGAATTAATTGCGAGTGCAAAGGCTTGAGAAATGAGAATGTCTTAAACCAGAAACTCGACTTTCTCCGGGGGGGGGCTTTGATTTCTCCATTGatacttttctttttaaggattTTTGCGTCACCTTTTACCATGATCTGAAAATGGCATGTGTAGAGCTTTTCTTAACCCTTCACGGAGCATCATAGCTTTAGTAACAAGAACATCTGAAGAATGGTCAATATATTTGACATAAGTAATCTTCTAACGCTAAAAGTAGACTTCCTGACTAGATAACTTGGAGGTCTCTTCTTGCTGTGTTGGAGCCTCTATCCGCCTTGTACTTTCTATGGTCGTTGTTTGAGCTTGCTGGTATGCCCTTCTTGTTGCCTGGTTCCAGCTCCTTATTCTTATGAATGAAACTGAGTTTcccaaaaagaacaagaaaaaaatctgatatttttaTGGCATCGGTACAATTCATATTTCCGAATTAATGGTGTACCAACAAATCCCCAGCCTAAAATCTTAGCTACAATTGAAATGTCTTCGCATGAGATAATGAGGTTATCATTGAGATTTAAGTGTATAATATACAACCAAAAGGGTGGAACAAAAATACATACCACCACTACAGCAGCATTTAACATTCACATGATACAAGAGACTGTACATAATACAGGACGGTCACCAAGAAGTGAGTAAAAGAAAAAGAGGGATCATTAACCAACTAATGAAacaaaatcattaaaaaaataaaaaataaaaaaaaactatcctCTATTGGCTTCTTTCCTCTCGCTGTCCAGTCCCCCACAAAACTCACAGAACTAGAGCAGAGTAAATGATATTAATAACCTCAACACATCTGTCCATATAGGTCATTAGAAGGTAGATAAGACCAAACCGGATGTGGAAAGCAACAAAATTATCCTGAAAAAGATTTACGACAATGATTTTAGGGAATGAATTATAATATAACATAAGCCAACTGAAGCGACAAACAAATGAGAGACATACTGCAGATATGGTCAATTTTCTCAAAGCCGAAGGTAGCCCCTTCTTTCTTGAACTCCAATTCCATGGGTTCTACTGAGAAATGACTTCCTGTTGAGGGACCAGCTTCTCCTCAAGACTCTTCTCCTTTGCCAAGTAACTATACGGGTATAAAGAGCAGGAAAACTGAAGCAGAGCAGTGCCAGAAGTAGCATAACAATGCAAAGTAACATCACATTACGGAAACCATTCTTCAACGTTGGGTCGTTTTGTCCTGTCCATGGAACTCCGCccacattcatgccaaacactGCAACAATATCTAACAAGTGTTAGTTGTTAAAAGCTTCTCACAAAAGTGGAGATACATGAGAATGTCTCCAGAAAATCCTGCAAATGAAATGTTAAAGAACAAATTTACCTCCAGTAATGATGGATAGAGGAAGGAATACGATAGAAAGGAAAGAGAGATAATATAGTTTCTTGTTTATTTGCTCAGCTTGCCAGCTGTCTAGACCAGCCTGTATTGCCGTGACACGATTTGCTATAAACCCTACATTATCCTTTAGCCTCCTCAACCGTCCAGTCAGCTCTTCAAGAGAGTTAACATCTTCACTGGAAAACCATTGTTTGGAAGAACATTTTTCTTTGACCCGAGGAAAAACTTGCTCCCCATGAGCAATCACCTGAGATCAGCAAAATAAAATGCAACAATAAGAATGTTTGTTACATAATGTTTCATACATCGAATTATAATTTTAATCCTTAGATTACCTAACACGGTTCATTGCACAATGCTTGCTAGCACTCTTTGGAGCTATAAAGAACATGAATGATATGAATACACCATTTTCAGAAAGCCCCACTGCCCATATGACTGATGGGAAAACTATCAGATGAATGGTTGATAGTGCGAATGTGAAAAAGAATATTATCTTTAAATATGTTCTAAATTTATGAAATTGGCTCTCCAAAAGGAGCTGAAGAGCAATAATTGATGTATTACAATTTGCTTTGTGCTTTGCCCCCCTTTAGTGTATGTTGTAGTATGACACAGGTAGTGCTTGTAATATTGTCACTCATTATGCAGTAATGCTTAATGTGAAATAAGTTGGAACAACTTAATTTTCTTCCTTTCACATATTATACAAAATGATGGGCTGACGAACTACCTGCAAGAGGCGCTGCAGATTTAGATGCATTTTAGGAAATCTTCTATCATCTAGCATTTGTTTCTTCAAAGCAAAACCACCTGTTGCAAATCCAACCATCAGTGAATATTAGATAGACGATTCCAAAATAAAAGTTCACTTTGTTTCTGCTTTTTGTAACACAGTATCTATATTAAAAAGGCAACAGGTAGTTGTAGAGGACCAATTAATGGTTCCAAAAGTTGGAAATGGTTTCAAGTGCAATCATATGTCACATGTAGACACATGTATAGTGTAGCAGATGCATATTCTCAAAGCATATATAAAGTTGCCATGATATGCATACCAACTAAGTTAAATAACATAAAACCAGAGCATTCTTAATGAATTATGAAACGGAACTTGTCAACTAAAACATATTCATTTGAATTATACTTTAATATATCAACCAAGTCTGATCAAGTACAGTTATCTCTACTTGATTAAGAACTAATATAACTTATATTGACAAAGACCCTGTCCTTCGGTACTTTTTGCATTCCAACAAGAGAAAATTTTCAAGTGTTCCTGTTACTATCTGGCCAATCTTCTTATTAAAAATATTCTATTAGTTTAAAAGTTCTTCGGTCAGATTACTTGCCAACTAGTGGTACTAGCTTTCCTTTAATACAGTTTCGAAAGCCTTTGTAACCAGGTTTATCATCCACAAATATCAGTAAGAATGCATAACTATAGGTAGGGGTTGGTTTACTGCAGATTGAAATGGTATATCAACCTGAACCAAGCTAATCCGGTtgagaaacaaacaaaaaaaagataacCAATACCAGCAATTACCCAAGGCAACCACTTGTGTGTAAATGGTTCAGTAATCTACAATCAAATAATCCAAAAGCACACCAATAGCTTGAGATTCTTGCTCCGAAACAAAACATGTGGAACAACAATGGATCATTCAATTTATTGAAGGTACTTCAAGAGCTAAATATAATATAGATATAAAAAGTGATGAGTATTTAGTAAATTCAATGAGTACTTATGCTCAGAAAAGATACAAAAGAACAAACATAGTTGtttatttttctatatatagACAATAGACTTAATGGTATGATCATCTGCAAAAATGTTTATGCAAGGAAAATGCCATCAGGCTTAAGAATATAACAGTCTACTTTGGTTTACAACTGACCTAAACCAAAATCTGTAATAAGTGTTGTCATTAGAGTTTGATAATCTTTCACAGCAGCACAGAAATTTTAAGTCTGCAAACTCCATGCGAGTTATTCAGTTATCCAAATATGTCTATGCAATACCGAGGCCAGCTCAAACAGTTGCTATCAAACAGGATTTCACACCAGACATTCTACCTAATATGATGTTCTATAATTGATTAATCTCAACTGTTGCTTGATCTTTATTTTTGCTACAGTTTATGTACTATGGATATAGTATAGTTATCGTACTTGAGTTTTCAAATCCTCTTCCCCAGTGATTTTGTTACTTACTGATCTCTCACCAATATTGTTGCTTACTGTGGATAAGACAATTATATATGAAGGGCAATGAAGTACAATCAAGCCTTCACCTCCTTAGAATTCCTTACAAATTAGAAGATCACTATAAGGAATTCACAAGCAAATTGTCTGAAAAGCAAATATCTATGATACGCAACAAATAGGAAGAAAAATGTgttaaaaccaaaaatttttGTAAGGCAACTCGAAGGTTATAAGTGGAGCTCACCTTTATCCATCTCAAGCTCAACGGAATCCAATTCTATTTCAAGTTTAGTCACAACATCTTGGAGGTGATCAACATGCGTGTCAATAATATGAACCACAAGATTGGAGACAGATTTTGGCACAGGATTATCGGCCTCTTCAGAATGATTCATCGTCAATAAGAACTCAAGAACATGCTCCCTTATCACAATCCCACTCCTTTCCTTCTGCTCACCTCTAACATAAGAGGGACTCTCCACTCTAGGAATCTCCGAGAGAAGAGATTCGCCCACTGGCGAGAAACCCAATCTGGGGACACGGCCCAAAGACACAGTAATCACCGAGTGTTCAGTAATTCTTGCAGCAATTCTAAATGTGAAATCACTGGCAGGAGGACCTGGGGAGTTGACTCTGAATACAAGAGCCCCATCGACATGCCCACAAAAGGGTCCGTTGCTGACAAGCGAGAGAATGTCCTGTAGTTTCAAAGGCGGGCAAAGAACACCAATGAGGTGTTCTGCAGATTGAGATAGTTTCTGATTTCCTTTTGGAAGCTCTACATGATACCAACAAAACTCATTTCCTCTACCCTCTGTAAGATCCCATTCCTTATTGTAAAATTCGCCGTGCCCATCAAAAATATAGGCTTTCTTCCTCACCATGCCTCCAAAGTGGTTCCGGTAGAGATGAGGCTCTCTGCGAGGAGCCTCTGCAGACGGCTCTCTGTCCATGTCCTCTCCCTCTTCCTCTCCATTGATCTGTAGCTCATCAGCTAGCTCCATTAATCTATATACTATTCTGATATATTCACCTCAGCACTAAATTGATTCTGAAATAGATTCAAGTCTTTTCCACCAATCATATGAAATCCTACTCAACCACAATAAATTGCAGGCTTTCCAACTTCAAAACTGTATGCTTTCAATCCAATTATATAACCAATGTCTAATCTGCCCAAGTCATCTTCAACCAGACTTCCCCCAGATCAATACAGCAAAGATGCTATTAGATCCAAAAAGAACCCAAATCAATATCATTCACCAAACTTGAAACAGACCCGTTATTCCTTTTATAGAAAAGAGCAGGATTCCAAATTCACTATTCATTAATCCCTGAAAAAGAGACATCATAACCATACTCAAATTCCATGCATCCCAAGAAACCGCTAACTAACTAACATCAACAACCAGAATATAAAGAAAAGACCAAGATACTTGTGCAATGGGCAACCTTTACCTCATTGAAATCCAGCAGCAAAGTAAACCCAGATAAGAAAAAGTTCAGCAAAACCAATCCCAAAgacagaaaacccagaaaagtcGCTGAGCAGCCACAAGTTGTTGAACCATTCCAAGTAAATGAACGAATATGTTGGGAAATGAACTGCCGGAGAAAACAAGAAGACAGACACGGTTCCCCCTCTTTCTGGGAACCTTCCACCtccaaactcaaactcaaactcaaaggGCGAGGTAATTTGTTTTTTAGTACAAAAAGAAAGGTAAGGTTACTAATATAGTGATATAAATGATATGATAACCCGATTAAAAACCTGGTTGTTTTCATCTCACATTCAGTACAGTAATTTAATAATCgtagtttttgtgttttattttagAAATTGCTATTAATCTGTGTACTGCAATTTGTTGCTTATAGGGATATTTATTTATAGAGATAAACACGGGACGATGGATTGTAGTTAGATTTTGTGAGgtgaaaagattgaaaatgaGGGATTCGCGGTGTGATAATGCTAAATTCAAGGAGGTTTTTCAAAACATCATTTAGCTGAAGATAATTGCGCCTCATTAATTTGCCTAGATATGGGAGGTTAAAAgttttttggaaaattttatttatttatttatcatgTTATTAAAATTTCTTAAATTATTCAGTCTTGCTCACGTAAAAATAATTTTAAAGGACTGTGAGGGATAAATGAATATCAATCACATTAATTAAATTTAAAAGTTGACATTAATTAAATTTAAAAGTTGAAATTATacaattataacaacttaaattAAACTGCACTttgtaactaaaaaaaaaaaaaaattaaactgcACTTTGTTTTCAGCTGTTAGATTCACTTGTCTCTCATAATCTCTTTAATTTAAAACTGTTCATTTATAGCAACTTGAAACTATGCATTTATTGGTCTCTGTTTCATACCCAAAAGGGAAAAATTCGTATGGGAATTCTACTTGAACCTTTGTATCATTCCTAAACTTGAATAAGCTGAGATTTGTACAATATTATTTATGGGTTTTGCCTAAACCACGTTTGTGACTTTGGATTGATATTTGTGGCATAAGAACCAATTACATGGGTATCGTGTTCTAGAGCAGATCCGAGCAGTCAAGACTCAGGAATCTTAATCCTGTGTTGTTTATGGAGGGTTTCAGAGACATACGCTCTTGTGGTGGAAGCTCTAAGCATCTTGTCGATATTTCATTATTGATGTGGCTTCTGGTTGAGGGTGGAAGAGGTAAGAATATCTAGTGCTTGAAGGTACAAATTGGATTATGTGAGCCTGTGAGGTGCCAAATCTAGTTGCTATTtactccaaaaaaaaatctagtgGCTATTGGttagatacttttttttttttttgaaagatagATAGGGGAAGCACCCCTAGTTTTGATTATTCAAGTGAGTTACTAAAGACATTAGACCTCGGAGGGGACATTAGACCTTCACTCCGGGTTACATTACAAGCTTTAATAATATCCTTATCGAGAacgtcctgaataatagcaggagccTTGTCTAAccaatactcatcaacataagaGTAACTAGCAACATGCGCTAACCTATTGGCTACGCTGTTTGGTTCTCTAAAAATGTGCTGCACTTGTAAAGAACTGAAAGCTTGTATATAAGACTTACAATCCTCCACGAGGCGACCAATATTTGACAAATTCTCAGCTGTATGTGCAACTGCTGCTGCAAGAACTGCACAGTCACACTCTatatctgtcacgccccgaattttgaataataaattcaaatccgaaacatgaataattacaattacaaaatccaaatctcgaaacttcgagttcattattacaattcactctcacaagcaatattgtaaagctcaaatgagcataacacacctcacaacgtacaattgctgtaaaactctaacaattgctctaaccgcacgatcaccgtcctggttctcctgtcctgtaggattacccgctacacaatttgaatagtgtaccgggagttgcaacaacacaaaacccggtaagctttttacagccagtatgagtaaacaagaaagaactgttgatttaataaaatacatttcctttaactcaagtatagaaatgtagaaacatcacaattacaatgatcaccacaaaaccacttcactttctcactctcttatatatataaatattatacacttatgagtcactccccgttaccctcataagatcactcaacatttggcagacagactagagctctaactgatcgtttccacctacccggcgcgagggcgtggttcacgatttaatgctattagtttccacctacccggtacaagggcgtggttcactaatagatgccatggtcacccccgtgacctattgatctccacagatcaatatatctcaacaaatcaacaatttattgtttctcaacaataaatttaatacctctcacaatattgttgcttttcaacaataaactcaacacaaccataacagtacataatatctcacaatttcaacaatacatattatttcacataaataatatatatatagatagacattcacacaggaatgcccattaataccaactatagttcatatgattgcaaaataaagcaattaattatattgggttcgtaatatgaaccacgtgaggtttactcacctctaatccagctgcgtcttcttaacagctccattaacaatctcacgaatcgtccgccaaataaatccatcgatcacctaatccaataatgatcttaacttagccaacaactcaaaagcacacatatacggaaacccacggtcggattctaattttaatgatgatccaacggtcagatcgaaattatacgatgatccaacggtcggatctgaatttaatgatgatccaacggtcggatcctcacggatcgcctttaggatcatcctccaaaattatcacgaagactcagatcttcttgaatcactctaacaaacatctccataaaattatatgaaaatccgacggtcagattctcacgaatcgccttccgaatcactatttctcaattatacgaagatccaacggtcggatcttcgcccgtgacctcacaaagtcaccgggacagtcatacgatcaacatatccaaaattgaagcaaaaccgatggtcagatcttcacagatcgtaaaccgaagataaacgtaaaaacgttaaatagtaacgtcaaaacgtaaatccactatttatcaactttttctaacatgaccatgttatatatcaaaacgctcgtatggatgcatagatcatcgcctagataatgaaaactcgaaatatggtctgatgcgccgccacaagcggtggtcagtgggcggtcaacgccggtcaaccacctcagatggcaaagtgaccaactacaaactggttcaaaatgaaagggtggtcgactttcatacctggagctaagtctggtttggcctagatcgtcctagatcaagcgttgaagttggattaatctcgtgcgtctgatcagatttcagattaaatcagggacgtcgaaaaagtcaaaccatgatctagcgttctatacacaaaatcgtgatgaaaggcttacatggggatgatcagcatgaagaggagatcacgaaaatgggaacgatcggcccatgcaacgccggaaaagtggttttccggtcgggtcggg is a genomic window containing:
- the LOC133738323 gene encoding uncharacterized protein LOC133738323, with protein sequence MELADELQINGEEEGEDMDREPSAEAPRREPHLYRNHFGGMVRKKAYIFDGHGEFYNKEWDLTEGRGNEFCWYHVELPKGNQKLSQSAEHLIGVLCPPLKLQDILSLVSNGPFCGHVDGALVFRVNSPGPPASDFTFRIAARITEHSVITVSLGRVPRLGFSPVGESLLSEIPRVESPSYVRGEQKERSGIVIREHVLEFLLTMNHSEEADNPVPKSVSNLVVHIIDTHVDHLQDVVTKLEIELDSVELEMDKGGFALKKQMLDDRRFPKMHLNLQRLLQVIAHGEQVFPRVKEKCSSKQWFSSEDVNSLEELTGRLRRLKDNVGFIANRVTAIQAGLDSWQAEQINKKLYYLSFLSIVFLPLSIITGVFGMNVGGVPWTGQNDPTLKNGFRNVMLLCIVMLLLALLCFSFPALYTRIVTWQRRRVLRRSWSLNRKSFLSRTHGIGVQERRGYLRL